CTACATCAACCAGCTTGACGTCCAGCTTGCTGACCGAACCGAGCAGGTCGGCCAGGTTGCCCGTCAGGTCGAGGAAACTGCAAGAAGAATCGAGGCACGCCGGCAGGACCTGGCCGAGCGTCTGACAGACATCTACAAATACGGCCGGCTGGTGCCGCTTGAGGCGGTACTGGCCACCGACCAAGTCGAGAACGTCTATCGTCGTCTGATGCACTTGCGCTGGGTTGCACGGGCCGATCGCCGAACTGCCGAAGAACTGATCCGGCTCCGGGCCAGCCAGCTCGAACAGCAATCTCGACTGATTGCGGCTCGCGACGACCTCGTAAAGCTGAAGGCTGAACGGCTCGCCAGCGAATCGCTGCTCGCCTCGTCCTGTCGAGCCGAGTCAGCGATGGTCGCAAAAGTCCGTACCGAACGGGACGCCAAACTGAAGCTCGAACGCGAACTCGACGAAGCGGCCCAACGACTCCAAGCGCTGATTGCCGACCTCGAAAAGGAACGTGCACAGGCATCCGCTGGCGGTCATTTCTTCGAACAGAACCGCGGCAAGTTACCTTGGCCGGTTCGAGGCGAACTCATCACCCGTTTTGGTCCTCAGACCCACCCCGTTTATAAGACCAAGACGACAAGCTCGGGTATTGACATCCGGACATCGGCCGGAACACCGGCCCTGGCGATCGCTTCCGGCAAGGTAGTGTACGCAGACCAGTTCATGGGCTACGGCCGACTTGTGATACTGGACCACGGTGGTGGATTCTACACACTTTATGGCAACCTCGAAGATATTCTCGCGCGGCCGGGTGCGGAGATACCTGCCGGTTCGCCGGTCGGCCGAACCCGGGACTTTCTTCACTTCGAAATCCGCCGACAAGGCCAACCAACCGACCCATTACTCTGGCTCGCACCATAAGTAAGCTACACATCCGGAAAGCCGGTCTCCGGCTCCGCTGCCTGGTGTCGGGACCTGCGAGACGAGGCTTGCCGGTTTTGAAACGAGCAAGTTTCACTGCACCCGTTATCCCGCCGCCAAAACTCTGATGTCCAGCGCCAGGAGTTCGGCTCCAAGAGTCAACTACGGTCTCATCGGCCAGGAACGAACTGTGGCACTGCTCGACGCGATCCTCAAGGTCGGGCGCTTTCCTCCTCTTCTCTTTGCCGGCCCGCCTGGTGTAGGAAAACGCACTGCGGCCCTGCTCCTAGCTCGGGCCGCAAACTGCGAAACCCGACCGCCGCTCACCTCAGCGGAGCACAAAGCCCCAAAGCCAGAACTGAAATCCGGGACTAGACTGCTGGCCGAAAACTCGAAATCCAAGAGCCAGAGCCTGGTATCCTGTGGCCGTTGCTCCTCCTGCCGCACCATTACGCTGCTCCACCATCCTGACGTCCGGGTGTTCTTCCCTGTCCGCCCTGAGAAACGCACCGCCGATGACGAAGACGAAATGGCAGGCGCGCTCCAGAAGACGCTCGAAGCATCCGAGCGTTACCAGCTCGGTAAGGCTCAGCCCGAACCCGACCCGAAGCACACCATCTCCATCGAAGTGGTCCGCTGGCTACGACAGGAAATGACCAAGCCACCACTGCTCGCTCGACATCGCTTCTTCGTAATCCTTCACGCCCACCGGATGACCGCGGAGGCGGCCAACGCATTCCTCAAGACTCTCGAGGAACCGCAGCGCCAGACCGCCCTCATCCTTACTACCGACCGTCCAACCCTGCTGTTCGAAACAATTCGGTCAAGATGCCGACTGGTTAGATTTTCACCCATTACTCCAGAAAAACTGCAGCAATGGCTGACCGAAAAGACTGGCATCAAACCCGAGGAAGCCGAACTCGCCGCGCTGGTCGCAGACGGCTCTCCGGGCCGCGCCCTGCGCTTCCTGAACGAACCCGATGACTTCCTTGCCGCTCCGGTGCTGGAATTCTTCTCGCTTCCCCGGGCCAGTGAACGGGACGTGCTTGTGACAATGACGCGGCTCGACCAAACCCCACTGGCCACCGTCACTTTCACCCTGCTATTTCTTTTCCGTCAGGCCCTGCTCGCCAAGCTCGGCATTGGCACCGGCTATGCCCGCCACAACCCTGCAATCAGAGCCAAGGCGGCAGCATCCTCCCTCGACTACCTGCACCAGGAAAACCTCTTCCTCGCCAGCCGGCTTGAAGACTGCCGTCTGAACATCAACCGTCGGCTCTTCCTCTACACTCTGCTTGCCGACGTGCGCCGGCATGGTTCAGACTGAACCTCTAGAAACGGACGTACAGAATTACCACCACTGTTGCCATCCACAGGAAGATATCAACCAGCAGCGGTACGTCAGAAAACAACACCTTCTCCGGTGTTCCGCCCAGGTCCTTGCGATATACAAGATAGAGATACCGGCAGATACCGTAGAGCACGAACGGAAAAGTCAGATACAGCTTGTTGGTCCCGAACTTCTCCACGGTTTCGGGTGCGATCGTGTACAGACAGTAAGCAACGACGGTAGCCGAAGTCGCCACCGCAATCATCTGGTCCAAAAGCGTCTCATTGTACTTACCAAGCACGCTGCGGTGTGATATCCCTCCACCCTCCAGGAATACA
This is a stretch of genomic DNA from candidate division WOR-3 bacterium. It encodes these proteins:
- a CDS encoding peptidoglycan DD-metalloendopeptidase family protein produces the protein MNPRRLTWPILTVLALCGLVLSSAGADLAELEQRIKEHQRELGETKRELEDTRQQIERLTETEKTSLARLEALRAQIAAARRYINQLDVQLADRTEQVGQVARQVEETARRIEARRQDLAERLTDIYKYGRLVPLEAVLATDQVENVYRRLMHLRWVARADRRTAEELIRLRASQLEQQSRLIAARDDLVKLKAERLASESLLASSCRAESAMVAKVRTERDAKLKLERELDEAAQRLQALIADLEKERAQASAGGHFFEQNRGKLPWPVRGELITRFGPQTHPVYKTKTTSSGIDIRTSAGTPALAIASGKVVYADQFMGYGRLVILDHGGGFYTLYGNLEDILARPGAEIPAGSPVGRTRDFLHFEIRRQGQPTDPLLWLAP